From Pseudomonas poae, the proteins below share one genomic window:
- a CDS encoding glycosyltransferase family 4 protein, producing MIRIAMLVWNEFRHDARVLKQARTLQAAGYHVTVFALHTPGVTCRKELLAEGIQVIRVPRSLRWRPATTSGMPAGEPSMPLRRILSRLWVHAGLMVRIALHRAAVVHAHDVNTLPTAWLAARLSGARLVYDAHEISTSREGYARFRHWVAAIESRLMPKAEATITTTQTRARFFARAYGVARPLVLQNRPGLSVSIPTQRIRQELGLPQPWPIVLYQGGLQQGRGLERLLRVAATLPDAYVVLIGGGRLAQPLMALSEALGVTERVHFIPTVSLADLPSYTASADIGVQPLENTCLNHFSTDSNKLFEYVMAGLPVVATNFPEIRKIVSAHNIGLLVPAGSDQALRNELKRLIEDPSLRQQLAYNAKIAAQHLNWQRQEIKLVALYQRVLGGKTEVRP from the coding sequence GTGATCCGTATCGCCATGCTCGTCTGGAATGAATTTCGTCATGATGCCCGCGTATTGAAACAAGCCCGAACACTCCAGGCGGCCGGTTACCACGTCACCGTATTTGCCTTGCATACGCCAGGCGTTACCTGCCGCAAAGAGCTGCTGGCCGAAGGTATCCAGGTGATTCGGGTGCCCCGCAGCCTGCGCTGGCGCCCCGCAACCACGAGCGGCATGCCGGCGGGCGAGCCGTCGATGCCGCTGCGCCGGATCCTTTCGCGACTCTGGGTGCATGCCGGGCTGATGGTGCGCATCGCCCTGCATCGCGCTGCCGTGGTGCATGCCCATGACGTCAACACCCTGCCCACCGCCTGGCTGGCTGCCAGGCTCAGCGGCGCCAGGCTGGTGTATGACGCCCACGAAATCAGCACCAGCCGCGAAGGTTATGCACGCTTTCGCCACTGGGTAGCCGCTATCGAATCCAGGCTGATGCCCAAGGCCGAAGCCACGATCACCACCACCCAAACCCGGGCCCGTTTTTTTGCCAGGGCCTATGGGGTTGCCCGCCCGCTGGTGCTGCAAAATCGTCCGGGCTTGAGTGTCAGCATTCCCACCCAGAGAATTCGCCAGGAGCTGGGCCTGCCCCAGCCCTGGCCCATCGTTCTGTATCAGGGCGGCCTGCAGCAGGGCCGCGGGCTGGAGCGTTTGTTACGCGTTGCGGCCACCTTACCCGACGCATACGTTGTGCTGATCGGCGGCGGCAGGCTGGCCCAGCCTTTGATGGCGTTGAGCGAGGCACTGGGCGTGACTGAACGCGTGCATTTTATTCCGACCGTTTCATTGGCGGACTTGCCCAGCTATACCGCGTCAGCCGATATCGGTGTGCAGCCTCTGGAAAATACCTGCCTGAACCACTTCAGCACCGACTCCAACAAGCTGTTTGAATATGTCATGGCCGGGCTTCCCGTCGTGGCGACGAACTTCCCGGAGATTCGCAAGATCGTCAGCGCGCATAACATAGGACTGTTAGTCCCGGCGGGCTCGGATCAGGCATTGCGCAACGAACTCAAGCGTTTGATCGAAGATCCGTCGCTACGCCAGCAACTGGCCTACAACGCAAAAATCGCGGCCCAGCACCTGAATTGGCAACGACAGGAAATCAAGCTGGTGGCGCTGTATCAACGCGTGCTGGGCGGCAAAACCGAGGTGCGCCCATAA